The following are from one region of the Flavimobilis soli genome:
- a CDS encoding DeoR/GlpR family DNA-binding transcription regulator, producing the protein MYAPERHHAILAESRTAGRVEVTALATALAVTPETIRRDLSVLERQGLLRRVHGGAVAIETLGIEPGIADKESRNAAEKKRIARAAVRQLAELPEQATILLDAGTTTVRLAELLPTDRELTVVTNGLPIATVLAARPNITLHLVGGLMRGRTLASVGPWAERVLSELHADILFLGANGITPDRGITTPDLAEASIKRAFVRAARRVVVLADHTKVGRSDFAKVVDLDDVDLLLTDDALDPDLQAELTDAGLTVELA; encoded by the coding sequence GTGTACGCACCTGAGCGCCACCACGCGATCCTCGCCGAGTCCCGCACCGCAGGACGCGTCGAGGTCACAGCACTGGCCACCGCCCTCGCCGTCACACCCGAGACGATCCGGCGCGACCTGTCCGTCCTCGAGCGCCAGGGCCTGCTGCGCCGCGTCCACGGTGGCGCGGTCGCGATCGAGACGCTAGGCATCGAGCCCGGGATCGCCGACAAGGAGAGCCGCAACGCCGCAGAGAAGAAGCGGATCGCGAGGGCCGCCGTCCGCCAGCTCGCCGAGCTCCCCGAGCAGGCGACGATCCTCCTCGACGCAGGCACCACGACCGTCCGCCTCGCCGAGCTCCTCCCGACCGACCGCGAGCTCACCGTCGTGACCAACGGCCTCCCGATCGCCACCGTTCTCGCGGCCCGGCCGAACATCACCCTCCATCTCGTCGGCGGCCTCATGCGCGGCCGCACGCTCGCGAGCGTCGGCCCCTGGGCAGAGCGCGTCCTCAGCGAGCTCCACGCCGACATCCTCTTCCTCGGCGCCAACGGCATCACCCCCGACCGCGGCATCACCACGCCCGACCTCGCCGAGGCGAGCATCAAGCGGGCGTTCGTCCGCGCCGCACGCCGCGTCGTCGTCCTCGCCGACCACACCAAGGTCGGCCGCTCCGACTTCGCCAAGGTCGTCGACCTCGACGACGTCGACCTCCTCCTCACCGACGACGCCCTCGACCCAGACCTGCAGGCCGAGCTCACCGACGCCGGCCTCACCGTGGAGCTCGCATGA
- a CDS encoding HPr family phosphocarrier protein — protein sequence MPSRTVAVASRSGLHARPASIFTQAVADSGVDVTIAHGSEEPVDAASILLVMSLGVPHGDEVTLEAEGPQADEVLDQLVALLERDLDEDD from the coding sequence ATGCCCAGCCGTACCGTCGCCGTCGCGTCCCGCTCGGGACTGCACGCCCGCCCCGCCTCGATCTTCACGCAGGCCGTCGCCGACTCCGGCGTCGACGTGACGATCGCCCACGGCTCCGAGGAGCCGGTCGACGCCGCGAGCATCCTGCTCGTCATGTCCCTCGGTGTGCCGCACGGCGACGAGGTCACGCTCGAGGCCGAGGGCCCCCAGGCCGACGAGGTGCTCGACCAGCTCGTCGCGCTCCTCGAGCGCGACCTCGACGAGGACGACTGA
- a CDS encoding S1 family peptidase: protein MAMAALWGWGGASAARAGDRDEAAEALAVDVARDAAESGLDPDVLAEQVAFQVEVDALLDPLIEKYADTFATAGFTDDGDAYVVFTGPVPREVDAAIAGHLRITARGDALLSETEAAEINEAVAQAVADVLPDDGELLTLVEPETGEVEIAITEGRSESRVEVAAVEAYEEAAPDDVSDLAQDAVTVDVDRTLENIDEAASGGQLLANRGNSSLRCTSAFTAKQGSNIGVLTAKHCPENLTINSGDNLYNASLFTSNSAGDAQWHRSKTGGNAQFRYDWGKYRNVGAHPVLKVGTRVCRFGAATGTGSGCDTVKYVSACTKYPNLTYTICDLAMTESTTGSAGGDSGGPWFYGANAYGIHSGTNVRDGYSRNWFTSSRKALAAMGLKAVTG, encoded by the coding sequence ACTGTGGGGATGGGGTGGCGCGAGCGCCGCCCGCGCCGGTGACCGCGACGAAGCAGCAGAGGCGCTCGCCGTCGACGTCGCCCGGGACGCGGCGGAATCAGGTCTCGACCCTGACGTGCTCGCCGAGCAGGTCGCGTTCCAGGTCGAGGTCGACGCGCTCCTCGACCCGCTCATCGAGAAGTACGCCGACACGTTCGCGACGGCAGGCTTCACGGACGACGGCGACGCTTATGTCGTGTTCACCGGCCCGGTGCCTCGGGAGGTCGACGCGGCGATCGCCGGCCACCTGCGCATCACGGCCCGCGGCGATGCGCTGCTCTCGGAGACGGAGGCCGCCGAGATCAACGAGGCCGTCGCGCAGGCCGTCGCTGACGTGCTGCCGGACGACGGCGAGCTCCTGACGCTCGTCGAGCCGGAGACCGGCGAGGTCGAGATCGCGATCACGGAGGGGCGGTCCGAGAGCCGGGTCGAGGTCGCGGCCGTCGAGGCGTACGAGGAGGCCGCGCCCGACGACGTGAGCGACCTCGCGCAGGATGCGGTCACGGTCGACGTCGACCGCACCCTCGAGAACATCGACGAGGCGGCGAGCGGCGGGCAGCTCCTCGCGAACCGCGGCAACAGCTCGCTGCGCTGCACGTCGGCGTTCACCGCGAAGCAGGGCTCGAACATCGGCGTGCTCACCGCGAAGCACTGCCCCGAGAACCTGACGATCAACAGCGGCGACAACCTGTACAACGCGAGCCTGTTCACGAGCAACAGCGCGGGGGACGCCCAGTGGCACCGCTCCAAGACCGGCGGCAACGCGCAGTTCCGCTACGACTGGGGCAAGTACCGCAACGTCGGCGCGCACCCCGTGCTCAAGGTCGGCACCCGCGTGTGCCGCTTCGGCGCCGCGACCGGGACCGGGTCCGGGTGCGACACGGTGAAGTACGTGTCCGCGTGCACCAAGTACCCGAACCTGACGTACACGATCTGCGACCTCGCGATGACGGAGAGCACCACCGGCTCGGCAGGCGGAGACAGCGGCGGCCCGTGGTTCTACGGCGCCAACGCGTACGGGATCCACTCGGGCACGAACGTGCGCGACGGGTACTCGCGCAACTGGTTCACGAGCTCGCGCAAGGCGCTCGCCGCGATGGGGCTCAAGGCCGTCACCGGCTGA
- a CDS encoding PTS fructose transporter subunit IIC → MKFVAVTSCPTGIAHTYMAAEALEQAGKAAGHDVQVETQGSAGSSPLDPAVIAAADGVIFAADLEVKDRDRFAGKPTVDVGVKKAVHDAPGVLAQAIAAVEAGPVAAPAADAPAAPTTKVDKDASVGTRVRQWLMTGISYMIPFVAAGGILIALAFMLAGVAWDQNGAVEVTKVPVNEIISGFDAFDLKDWAVLLNAAGGAAFGFLVPVLAGFIAYAIADRPGLVPGFVGGSIAVTVGAGFLGGLVAGFIGGFLALWISRWKVPKGMRGIMPVVVIPLLSTFVTGLLMLVVLGRPLAALMDGLTSWLNGLTGANLILLGAIIGLMMGFDLGGPVNKVAYTFGVTGLSTVGLTAGATEYRVMAAVMAAGMVAPLAMALASTVLAKKMFTHAEQENGKAAWLLGASFISEGAIPFAAVDPFRVLPASMIGSAATGALIMAFDASLQAPHGGIWVLPLIGNPLGFLAAVVIGAVVSAVVVIALKKIGHNTVVEAERTADELAAA, encoded by the coding sequence GTGAAGTTCGTCGCCGTCACCTCCTGCCCCACAGGCATCGCCCACACCTACATGGCCGCCGAGGCGCTCGAGCAGGCCGGCAAGGCGGCCGGCCACGACGTCCAGGTCGAGACCCAGGGCTCGGCGGGCAGCTCCCCGCTCGACCCCGCCGTCATCGCCGCAGCCGACGGCGTGATCTTCGCCGCCGACCTCGAGGTCAAGGACCGCGACCGCTTCGCGGGCAAGCCCACCGTCGACGTCGGCGTCAAGAAGGCCGTGCACGACGCGCCCGGCGTCCTCGCCCAGGCGATCGCTGCCGTCGAGGCGGGCCCCGTCGCAGCGCCTGCCGCCGACGCCCCCGCCGCGCCGACCACCAAGGTCGACAAGGACGCGAGCGTCGGCACGCGCGTGCGCCAGTGGCTCATGACCGGCATCTCCTACATGATCCCGTTCGTCGCCGCCGGCGGAATCCTCATCGCGCTAGCGTTCATGCTGGCCGGCGTCGCCTGGGACCAGAACGGTGCCGTCGAGGTGACCAAGGTGCCCGTCAACGAGATCATCTCGGGCTTCGACGCGTTCGACCTCAAGGACTGGGCGGTGCTCCTCAACGCGGCGGGCGGTGCGGCCTTCGGGTTCCTCGTCCCCGTGCTCGCAGGATTCATCGCCTACGCGATCGCTGACCGTCCTGGGCTCGTCCCCGGGTTCGTCGGCGGCTCGATCGCCGTGACCGTGGGTGCCGGGTTCCTCGGTGGCCTCGTCGCCGGCTTCATCGGTGGCTTCCTCGCGCTGTGGATCAGCCGGTGGAAGGTCCCGAAGGGGATGCGCGGCATCATGCCCGTCGTCGTGATCCCGCTGCTGTCGACCTTCGTGACCGGCCTCCTCATGCTCGTCGTGCTCGGCCGCCCCCTCGCCGCGCTCATGGACGGGCTCACGAGCTGGCTCAACGGCCTGACGGGCGCCAACCTGATCCTCCTGGGCGCCATCATCGGACTGATGATGGGCTTCGACCTCGGCGGTCCGGTCAACAAGGTCGCGTACACGTTCGGCGTCACCGGGCTCTCGACGGTGGGGCTCACCGCAGGCGCGACCGAGTACCGCGTCATGGCCGCGGTCATGGCCGCAGGCATGGTCGCACCGCTCGCCATGGCGCTCGCCTCGACCGTCCTCGCGAAGAAGATGTTCACGCACGCGGAGCAGGAGAACGGCAAGGCAGCCTGGCTGCTCGGCGCCTCCTTCATCTCCGAGGGAGCCATCCCGTTCGCCGCCGTCGACCCGTTCCGGGTGCTTCCCGCCTCGATGATCGGCTCGGCTGCGACCGGCGCGCTCATCATGGCGTTCGACGCGTCGCTGCAGGCGCCCCACGGAGGGATCTGGGTCCTGCCGCTCATCGGCAACCCGCTCGGGTTCCTCGCCGCCGTCGTCATCGGCGCGGTCGTGTCGGCGGTCGTCGTCATCGCGCTCAAGAAGATCGGTCACAACACGGTCGTCGAGGCGGAGCGCACCGCCGACGAGCTGGCCGCCGCCTGA
- a CDS encoding PTS sugar transporter subunit IIA yields MSTNLITPGLVALDLPGTDRAQVTRALIDLLVAEGRVTSAEGFLADVQEREAKMATGMPGGIGLPHARSAHVVAPSLAVGRVPAGVDFGAPDGPATLVFLIAAPAEGDADHLKILASLARRLVHESFRDSLRAAPDAETVAEIVTREVVAS; encoded by the coding sequence GTGAGCACCAACCTCATCACCCCAGGGCTCGTCGCCCTCGACCTGCCCGGGACCGACCGCGCACAGGTCACCCGAGCCCTCATCGACCTGCTCGTCGCCGAGGGACGCGTGACGTCCGCCGAGGGCTTCCTCGCCGACGTCCAGGAGCGCGAGGCCAAGATGGCCACCGGCATGCCCGGCGGCATCGGCCTGCCGCACGCGCGTTCGGCGCACGTCGTCGCCCCGTCCCTCGCCGTCGGCCGCGTGCCCGCCGGTGTCGACTTCGGTGCACCCGACGGCCCGGCCACGCTCGTGTTCCTCATCGCCGCGCCCGCCGAGGGCGACGCGGACCACCTCAAGATCCTCGCGTCCCTCGCGCGCCGCCTCGTGCACGAGTCGTTCCGCGACTCGCTGCGCGCCGCGCCCGACGCCGAGACCGTCGCCGAGATCGTCACCCGAGAGGTCGTGGCCTCGTGA
- a CDS encoding 1-phosphofructokinase family hexose kinase has product MIITLTPNPSLDRTYAAETLHLGGINRAHTTRVDAGGKGLNVTRALTAAGTASVAIFPAGGPDGAQMIAELAASHVPAHPVRVDGDTRSNVTLVDASGTTTKINAPGDTLSSHDVSELLDALRDEVAQATTAGRSPVVVGAGSLPAGLDDDFYGHVAEVCTGLGARLVLDTSGAPLARAVETGGLELIKPNDEELAELTGRELVTVGDVVDAATQVIDRGTRSVLVSLGAHGLLLVRRDHADAAPGDIRTWWAGGDALVPRSTVGAGDCTLAGYLSVATREGDGRHGVGSPLLALQHAAAWGRAAVLLPGSAVPTPNDLHLDEVRTMTDPHRRIALKEL; this is encoded by the coding sequence ATGATCATCACCCTCACCCCCAACCCCAGCCTCGACCGCACCTACGCCGCCGAGACCCTCCACCTCGGCGGCATCAACCGCGCGCACACCACCCGCGTCGACGCCGGCGGCAAGGGCCTCAACGTCACCCGCGCGCTGACCGCCGCCGGCACCGCGAGCGTCGCGATCTTCCCCGCAGGCGGCCCCGACGGCGCGCAGATGATCGCCGAGCTCGCCGCCAGCCACGTCCCGGCACACCCCGTCCGCGTCGACGGCGACACCCGCTCCAACGTCACGCTCGTCGACGCCTCAGGCACCACGACCAAGATCAACGCCCCCGGCGACACGCTCAGCAGCCACGACGTGAGCGAGCTGCTCGACGCCCTGCGCGACGAGGTCGCCCAGGCGACCACCGCCGGGCGCTCGCCCGTCGTCGTCGGGGCGGGCAGCCTGCCCGCAGGTCTCGACGACGACTTCTACGGGCACGTCGCCGAGGTGTGCACCGGGCTCGGCGCCCGCCTCGTCCTCGACACCTCCGGCGCTCCGCTCGCCCGCGCCGTCGAGACCGGCGGGCTCGAGCTCATCAAGCCCAACGACGAGGAGCTCGCCGAGCTCACCGGACGCGAGCTCGTCACGGTCGGCGACGTCGTCGACGCCGCGACCCAGGTCATCGACCGGGGCACCCGCTCCGTGCTCGTCTCGCTCGGCGCCCACGGGCTCTTGCTCGTCCGCCGCGACCACGCCGACGCCGCACCCGGCGACATCCGCACCTGGTGGGCCGGCGGCGACGCCCTCGTCCCACGATCGACTGTCGGCGCCGGGGACTGCACCCTCGCCGGCTACCTCTCCGTCGCGACGCGGGAAGGGGACGGACGCCACGGCGTCGGCTCCCCGCTGCTCGCGCTCCAGCATGCGGCCGCGTGGGGACGCGCGGCCGTGCTGCTCCCCGGATCTGCCGTCCCCACCCCGAACGACCTGCACCTCGACGAGGTGCGCACCATGACCGACCCGCACCGCCGCATCGCACTGAAGGAGCTGTGA